In a genomic window of Equus asinus isolate D_3611 breed Donkey chromosome 11, EquAss-T2T_v2, whole genome shotgun sequence:
- the IRS2 gene encoding insulin receptor substrate 2: MASPPLHGPPGPAGGDGPNLNNNNNNNNHSVRKCGYLRKQKHGHKRFFVLRGPGAGGDEATATAGGGPAPQPPRLEYYESEKKWRSKAGAPKRVIALDCCLNINKRADAKHKYLIALYTKDEYFAVAAENEQEQEGWYRALTDLVSEGRAGAGDAPPAAATAASCSASLPGALGGSAGAAAADDSYGLVAPATAAYREVWQVNLKPKGLGQSKNLTGVYRLCLSARTIGFVKLNCEQPSVTLQLMNIRRCGHSDSFFFIEVGRSAVTGPGELWMQADDSVVAQNIHETILEAMKALKELFEFRPRSKSQSSGSSATHPISVPGARRHHHLVNLPPSQTGLVRRSRTDSLAATPPAAKCSSCRVRTASEGDGGAAAGTGAAGGRPVSVSGSPLSPGPVRAPLSRSHTLSGGCGGRAGKVTLAPAGGALQHSRSMSMPVAHSPPAATSPGSLSSSSGHGSGSYPPPPGPHPHLQHPLHLPAGQRPSSGSASASGSPSDPGFMSLDEYGSSPGDLRAFCSHRSNTPESIAETPPARDGSGGELYGYMTMDRPLSHCGRPYRRVSGDGAQDLDRGLRKRTYSLTTPARQRPVPQPSSASLDEYTLMRATFSGSSGRLCPSCPASSPKVAYHPYPEDYGDIEIGSHRSSSSNLGTDDGYMPMTPGVALMGGGSGSCKSDDYMPMSPTSVSAPKQILQPRAAAAALPPTGAAAPAPASAAGRAFPVNGGSYKASSPAESSPEDSGYMRMWCGSKLSMENADSKLLPNGDYLNMSPSDAGPSGTPPDFFSAALHSSGETLRGVPGYCYSSLPRSYKAPYTCDGDHDQYVLMSSPVGRILEEERLEPQASPGTTPSASAFATGAGGGGHTQPPHPVVPSPGRPSGGGSGRPEGFLNQRCRAVRPTRLSLEGLPTLPSMHEYPLPPEPKSPGEYINIDFGESGARLSPPAPPLLASAASSSSLLSASSPASSLGSGTPGTSSDSRQRSPLSDYMNLDFSSPKSPKPGTQSGDPVGSLDALLSPEVSSPYPPLPPRPVAPSSSLQPLAPPPPPPGELYRLPPASTSQGPGAASSSSSETGDNGDYTEMAFGVAATPPQPIAAPPKPEGARVTSPTSGVKRLSLMDQVSGVEAFLQASQPPDPHRGAKVIRADPQGGRRRHSSETFSSTTTVTPVSPSFAHNPKRHNSASVENVSLRKSSEGGGGSILGGGDEPPASPRQLQPPVPQQARPWTPSQPGGLVGCPGGTGSPMRRETSAGFQNGLNYIAIDVRDEPPPQQHPQHPQHPQPGDKSAWGRTRSLGGLISAVGGSSTGGVCGGPGPGALPSANTYASIDFLSHHLKEATVVKE, translated from the exons GAGAGCGAGAAGAAGTGGCGGAGCAAGGCGGGCGCCCCGAAGCGGGTCATCGCGCTCGACTGCTGCCTGAACATCAACAAGCGCGCCGACGCCAAACACAAGTACCTGATCGCCCTCTACACCAAGGACGAGTACTTCGCCGTGGCGGCCGAGAAcgagcaggagcaggagggctGGTACCGCGCGCTCACCGACCTGGTCAGCGAGGGCCGCGCGGGCGCCGGCGAcgcgccccccgccgccgccaccgccgcgtCCTGCAGCGCCTCCCTGCCCGGCGCCCTGGGCGGCTCGGCCGGCGCCGCCGCGGCCGATGACAGCTACGGGCTGGTGGCGCCCGCCACGGCCGCCTACCGCGAGGTGTGGCAGGTGAACCTCAAGCCCAAGGGCTTGGGCCAGAGCAAGAACCTGACGGGCGTGTACCGCCTGTGCCTGTCGGCGCGCACTATCGGCTTCGTGAAGCTCAACTGCGAGCAGCCGTCGGTGACGCTGCAGCTCATGAACATCCGCCGCTGCGGCCACTCGGACAGCTTCTTCTTCATCGAGGTGGGCCGCTCGGCCGTCACGGGCCCCGGCGAGCTGTGGATGCAGGCCGACGACTCGGTGGTGGCGCAGAACATCCACGAGACCATCCTGGAGGCCATGAAGGCGCTCAAGGAGCTCTTCGAGTTCCGGCCGCGCAGCAAGAGCCAGTCGTCGGGCTCGTCGGCCACGCACCCCATCAGCGTCCCCGGAGCGCGCCGCCACCACCACCTGGTCAACCTGCCCCCCAGCCAGACGGGCCTGGTGCGCCGCTCGCGCACCGACAGCCTGGCCGCCACCCCGCCGGCCGCCAAGTGCAGTTCCTGTCGGGTGCGCACAGCCAGCGAgggcgacggcggcgcggcggcggggaccggggcggcgggcggcagGCCCGTGTCGGTGTCGGGGAGCCCCCTGAGCCCCGGGCCGGTGCGCGCGCCGCTGAGCCGCTCGCACACCCTGAGCGGCGGCTGCGGCGGCCGCGCGGGCAAGGTGACGCTGGCGCCGGCAGGGGGCGCCCTGCAACACAGCCGCTCCATGTCCATGCCCGTGGCGCACTCGCCCCCGGCCGCCACCAGCCCCGGCAGCCTGTCGTCCAGCAGCGGGCACGGCTCTGGCTCCTACCCGCCGCCTCCGGGCCCGCACCCGCACCTGCAGCACCCCCTGCATCTCCCCGCGGGCCAGAGACCCTCCAGCGGCAGCGCCTCGGCTTCGGGCTCCCCCAGCGACCCCGGCTTCATGTCCCTGGACGAGTACGGCTCCAGCCCTGGGGACCTGAGAGCCTTCTGCAGCCACCGGAGCAACACGCCGGAGTCCATCGCCGAGACCCCCCCGGCCAGGGACGGCAGCGGGGGGGAGCTGTACGGGTACATGACCATGGACAGGCCCCTGAGCCACTGTGGTCGTCCCTACCGCCGAGTCTCAGGGGACGGGGCCCAGGACTTGGACAGAGGGCTGAGGAAGAGGACTTACTCCCTGACGACACCTGCTCGGCAGCGGCCGGTGCCCCAGCCCTCCTCCGCGTCCCTGGATGAATACACCCTTATGCGGGCCACCTTCTCCGGCAGCTCCGGCCGACTCTGCCCGTCCTGCCCCGCGTCCTCTCCCAAAGTGGCTTACCACCCCTATCCCGAGGACTATGGCGACATCGAAATTGGGTCCCATAGGAGCTCCAGCAGTAACCTGGGCACGGACGATGGCTACATGCCCATGACCCCTGGCGTGGCTCTCATGGGGGGTGGCAGTGGTAGCTGCAAGAGTGACGACTACATGCCCATGAGCCCCACCAGCGTGTCTGCCCCCAAGCAGATCCTGCAGCCTcgcgctgccgccgccgcctTGCCCCCCACGGGAGCTGCGGCGCCTGCGCCCGCCTCCGCGGCCGGCAGGGCCTTTCCAGTGAACGGTGGCAGCTACAAGGCCAGCTCCCCGGCCGAGAGCTCCCCCGAGGACAGTGGGTACATGCGCATGTGGTGTGGCTCCAAGCTGTCCATGGAGAACGCCGACAGCAAGCTGCTTCCCAACGGGGACTACCTCAACATGTCCCCCAGCGACGCGGGCCCCTCGGGGACCCCGCCCGACTTCTTCTCCGCAGCCTTGCACAGCAGCGGGGAGACGCTCAGGGGCGTCCCTGGCTACTGCTACAGCTCCCTGCCTCGCTCCTACAAGGCTCCCTACACCTGCGACGGGGACCACGACCAGTACGTGCTCATGAGCTCCCCCGTGGGGCGCATCCTGGAAGAGGAGCGACTGGAGCCGCAGGCCAGCCCGGGGACCACGCCGTCGGCCAGCGCCTTCGCCACCGGGGCCGGTGGGGGCGGCCACACGCAGCCTCCTCACCCAGTAGTGCCTTCGCCCGGGAGGCCGAGTGGCGGCGGCAGTGGCCGCCCGGAGGGCTTCCTGAACCAGCGCTGCCGGGCAGTGCGGCCCACGCGCCTGTCCCTGGAGGGCCTTCCGACCCTGCCCAGCATGCACGAGTACCCTCTGCCGCCCGAGCCCAAGAGCCCCGGCGAGTACATCAACATCGACTTCGGCGAGTCAGGAGCGCGCCTGTCGCCGCCGGCCCCTCCGCTGCTCGCCTCGGCGGCCTCGTCCTCCTCGCTGCTGTCCGCCAGCAGCCCAGCCTCGTCCCTGGGCTCGGGCACCCCGGGCACGAGCAGCGACAGCCGGCAGCGCTCCCCGCTCTCCGACTACATGAACCTCGACTTCAGCTCGCCCAAGTCTCCCAAGCCGGGTACCCAGAGCGGGGACCCTGTGGGCTCCTTGGATGCCCTCCTGTCCCCCGAGGTCTCGTCCCCGTACCCACCGCTGCCCCCGCGCCCTgtcgccccctcctcctccctgcagccGCTGGCCCCCCCTCCGCCACCCCCAGGGGAGCTGTACCGCCTGCCTCCAGCATCCACCTCCCAGGGCCCCGGCGCCGCCTCCTCATCGTCCTCGGAGACTGGGGACAATGGTGACTACACCGAGATGGCCTTTGGCGTGGCTGCCACCCCGCCACAACCCATCGCGGCCCCCCCCAAGCCAGAAGGTGCCCGCGTGACCAGCCCCACGTCCGGCGTGAAGAGGCTGAGTCTCATGGATCAGGTGTCGGGGGTCGAGGCCTTCCTTCAGGCCAGCCAGCCCCCAGACCCGCACCGAGGGGCCAAGGTCATCCGCGCAGACCCGCAGGGGGGCCGCCGCCGCCACAGCTCCGAGACCTTCTCCTCGACCACCACTGTGACCCCCGTGTCCCCGTCCTTCGCCCACAACCCGAAGCGCCATAACTCGGCCTCTgtggaaaatgtttctctcagGAAAAGCAGTGAAGGGGGCGGCGGCAGCATCCTCGGTGGGGGAGATGAGCCCCCTGCGTCCCCCCGCCAGTTGCAGCCACCGGTCCCCCAGCAGGCGCGGCCGTGGACACCGAGTCAGCCTGGTGGCTTGGTTGGCTGCCCCGGCGGCACTGGCTCTCCAATGCGCAGGGAGACCTCTGCCGGCTTCCAGAACGGCCTCAACTACATCGCCATCGACGTGAGGGACGAGCCGCCCCCGCAGCAGCATCCGCAGCATCCACAGCATCCGCAGCCGGGAGACAAAAGCGCCTGGGGCCGGACCCGGAGCCTTGGGGGTCTCATCAGCGCCGTGGGGGGCAGCAGCACGGGCGGGGTGTGTGGGGGGCCGGGCCCTGGTGCCCTGCCATCCGCCAACACCTATGCCAGCATTGACTTCTTGTCGCATCACCTGAAGGAGGCCACGGTTGTGAAAG aGTGA